The window tcgggagcagaaccgtgttgcagatcacttggcagCGGCAGGCCATGaaggggtgttaggtgtttctacccttaccgttccccctttcgctctttctcctcttcttttagaggataggattggggttagctttcctaggctaatcccggtgtagctgcttgttttgctttgctttcctttccttttctaccaaaaaaaataaaataatgggGATTCATGCCTCTTTTGTTCGTAATATCTATTACATAAATTTACAAAGAAAAATTAAGTGATATATTTGTGCTTCCATTACGACAAAAAGGATATGACTAACCAAACATGATAATGGACATTCCATTACAAAGCTCGGGAACTTAGATTTACATCTTTAAATTAATTCAGTTTGATCTCTTTCACTAGTAATTTCATACATTAAAATCAAATcgagtacaaaaaaaaatagaattaaaaaaccGAATAGAGAAGTTTTGGTTTAATTTCCATACACCTCTTATTAACTTTAAATTGTTAaattttgggaaaattacacaatAGTCAAAGTTTTGTTCTCCtaaacaaatttattaaaatattaaatctggtagattttttttaaaattgatttttttccgGTAAGTGACTAACTAgacaaaaacaaaatcaaagttgtaatattatgatattttaagatttaaaatcatataatgataaaatataaaaaatgattttcataaatataaatagaaattaaaatctgatttttgatgtaatttactcttaaattttctaatttattttttaatatatttaaatacctacttttttaaaattaaatttctagtgttgaaaataaatatattaagttctcaattttcaattttgataaatatattaattgagCCCTCCTTTAACAGGATTGTTATCTGCTCATGAGATTATGGACTACGATTCATTTGGTCAAAGATTTTAGTAAATTTTGGCCCAGCCTAGCCCAATTATTGAAATATAGGAATCTCTTGTATTGTAACtgtaattttcccattttttaatgtgttagattttaaaaataaaaaattaattaaggcACAAAGCCCAATTAAGCCCTCAACCTATATACCTAAAATCAATTGAGTCCTTGTTTTCTAAAATCAGCAAATCAATCCCTATACTTTACTAAAACCATCAATTAGACATATGTTAACAGAGAAAGCTAATTTCTATCAAATTGGACACATGTACTTTCATTTTGTTTGAAGTGTTTCTAATTTCGTCTAACAGCATCCATAACCATTATGGGAGTGTAGTGACAAAGTTTAGTAACATCTAATCGGTATCAAAATTGTAATTGTTCAGGACCAACATCGTAATTTATCAGAACCAAAAGCATAATTTGTTGAGACTAAAAGCGTAATTTTATACTTACAAAAAGCAGATTTATAAAATACTCCAATTTTGGATTTAaaggataaatttttttattgtaactAAAATTGGTAACAAACCAATTTTAGTTACGACCCTTTTAGTGTTTGGTTGTTACTaattagggggcgtttggttcggggtctttaggaattggaatgggaatgagagggtttcattccctttgttattgtttgtttaacaaaaaaattcattccatttacccattttagattatAGGATTACCTCACTTTAGGTTAACCCATTACCCCAAATCttgtagggaattggattccctttcccaaattttttgttctttttattttatcgaACCACAAACCTCTGAAATTtatgaaattccagaatttctggaatttttgaaattccagaatttttaaaaagtccaaaatttctggaatttctaaaatttcagaattttaaaaattttagaattttcgaaattccagaatttttggattctggaattctagaatttatggattctagaatttctgaaattctagaattttcaaaattccagaattttttaACTTccaaaatttctagaatttcagaatatctggaatttcagcatttctaaaattccagaatttttgaaattccagaaattctaGATTCTGGAATGTcagaatttccaaaattctagaattttcggattctggaatttcaaaatttttgaaGTTTCAGAATTTTCGgattctggaattttaaaaattccagaatttcaaaatttttaaattcaagttccaaaatttccagaatttaataatttttgaagttcaagaattttttgaaattctagaaatctgaaagttcaaaaattccagaggtttgaaattgcattccctttcctaaacataaccaaacacataggggaatcaatgcttattcctttcctttcctttggtTTCCTTTTCTTcattccttttcccttacctcgtgtgaaccaaacgcccccttagtgGAATGTAACAACTAAGTGCAATGCACTAGAGGTGCTCTAAGCATGCCAAAACATGTCAATGGTTTTCGTTGTACTTTTGTTGTTACCTCTTTTCACATCCATGTGCAATTATAAGTCTGCAATACAATTTTTAGTTTAGATAAATCTACTATCACTCCAAAGTTGAAGCATGTGTCCAGTTTGATGGTATTTAGTCTTCCGTTTAGCTCTCATTGTAAAAAATGATCTAATTTGGTGGCTTTCTTAAAGGATATGGATTTGATTTGCTGATTTTATGAGAATAGGGATCCAGTTGATTTTGGATATATAGGTTAAGGGTTCAATGAGATTTATGCCTTTAATTAAAAGACCTCAATAGTTTTTTACAATCATCAATAATCAAACCGTAAACAGAATGAAAGAAAAGTTGATAAATATGAGTGATAACTATAGTTGCATCCGATTCCACAATCACACAATCCTTTTACATTTTATCCAACTCACAACCTCCCTAATACCTATAACCTCCCATTCTCTAAGATTTTCTGCATTCATTTCATCAAGAAGAATACATACATATTTATATACAAGGAATTCATGATTCCGGATTCTGCGCTAACTAACATTCCTACATATACATGGGATATAACATTGTACAATGACTGATGTCGCATTATGTCATTGATGTGGTGTGATTGGTTGAGATCGATGATGAGAGGGTTGAAGTAAGTTCAGCGTGCGATCTTAGAACCAAGAATCAGTTGCAAAGGAATGGGGAAGACGATCGACACGCAACTGGTGAAGTCATAAAACGCAATATCTATTTGTAGGTATGAAATGCACTATTTCATTTAGTTGTTCGTTTGAGCATAAAACCTAAGTGTCGTGTATCTGATTGGTTTAAGTCTCTCTAATGTTACCGTTGATATAGTTTTTATTGTTGGCAAAAAGCAATAGGAGACCtaatcttttttattattaaagttaATTACATATAGATGTCATGTGGTTTCGCCGATTTGAGGATGagtatttgtaatttttttttttttttgcaaccgcaACCCTTTATCAAGCATAATTATATACATTAAACTCCTAGTAATCATGTAAGCCAAAATTGAACATAAAATTTTGTTAACAAAACACTATCTCTAATGTAGGTTaactttctgtaaaaatcttaTTTCAAACACAAATGAAAAAGTAATAATATGTATCAAATTTAAAAACCAGgagataaaacaataaaatcGAAGATGATTAATGGCTTCAAGCACATAGCACAAAATAATAGTTTGTTTACCTAATGTAAAATATATAACAATTCAATTTTATGTATGTATTAATGTACAACGCATCAAGTTTTAGTCACTTTACATATATGCAAGTTTTCAGGGATGTAATTGTAGCACCATATACCCTCTTTTAAGACAGGTTCTGGTGACTAAGGGTGCAACTTACCCCGTGCACCTCTCCATTCGACACTGGAAAAGAATGCtttaaaaccttttctttaaGGTCAATAAAGTTCTAAAACAAGTGACATCGAATTAGAACTCAAGACCTTTCATCTTCAATGTTACCGTACTAATAAGTTATATAGAGAAAAGATCAAATATCAGTCATCTCCGGGGACTGCACCACCGTCAAAGTAGGAAGGTCCTCCGATATTACTACCACCGGCAATGCCTTCCATAAGAGCATATCTCATATCTTCAGGAGGGTTCCAATGACGCTTCCTTTGATTGATAAACCAGTTGTTTATTTGCTTTTGACCTAATCTTGTCATCTTTGATaacttctccttctcctctTCCTACAAAAACCTTTCATCACTCGGTCAGAGTTATTATATACTATAACGCATCATGTCACGCCTATCAAATGGTACCATTTTTATTTGACTGCACAGGCTaggaatatataaaatttatttattacctTTGTTTTTCGGGTTAAATTAGTCTAAAATCGggtaaattattagaagcacccggttctccatgtcaaatggaggacctcctatatatattttgacacgtgtaatacggacccacatatattataagagaccctactattttaattattacgtggggtcacactacacgtgtccaaatgtgaattggaggTCTTCCAAGTGATATGAAAGACcggatgcttaatataagaattCCTAAAATCGACATATATCAATATATGATTTGTGATTTTTTTACACGCTTTTAATTTCGGATTCGAAAATTTATCTtaaaacagaaaaatgaaaaaaaaaatgtaccgTAGGATATGGCCATCGGAAATGATTATTCCACCAGTCCAAAAGAATAAGCCTTGCATCCTTTGGTAACTTccctttcttccttttcttcaaGAATTCTTTTCTCAAGTTGCTAAGATAACCACTGTACTTCTTCAAGAGCTTCCCTTTTAGATTTTTATCGTCGGGCAGTCCGCCTCCGTAGGATTCTTGGCTCTCCGATGCTTCTACCTCACCGCAGCTTAATTCCTCCTCTGACATCCCTCCCGTCTCATCTGCCACCGAAAAAGGTTCAAATATGGTAATTGTAAAGATAATGTATTCATTTAAAAGATCACGAACTTactcaataaaattaaattgatcAGAAGCTTAAATATATAGTTGATATTCCTCTAATTGAATTGATTTCTCTGAAATATTCggataaaaatatatgtttttattGACAtgggttaaaattttataaactaAATATTCCCAATTAACTAATTTCATAAACATAAGTGCTTATGTGTGCAATTACAGTTGATGAAAAGCTCAAtgtatcaaattaaaaatattatggGCTGAATCCGTAAAAACTGAAAAAGATCCATCTCTTGAACTGTTCAACATTATTTTCAAGTTGCAATAAAGTTTGGACCGACCATAAATAAGCAAAGACTCCGCAATTTTAGCTGGTTTTAAGCATAGAACAGAAATAAATAGTACATAGATAACATGACCGACTTAAAAGCATTATTTTCTTTTGTCTGGACTAGAAGTGACAAAACTATAGTATAAGatacaattaaataaaattcaCACGTAATTATAgtatttagatttaatttagtACCTCATTATTGATAGATTTATTATAATTGTATGGGATTTGTAAATACATTAAACGAATACAATATTATTAGCGTACTTTTAGATGGTCATTATTAGGCCATCTCCAACCGTGTTCTCTATTTAGCATACTCTATCTTTATTTTTCTCTACTCTATCTTTAAATATAGAGTTGCTACAGTGAAAGTTCTCCAACCATATACTCTATTTTACCCACTCTTcaaaacttttattattattatattcatttttcacataacaattttttttttgaataaagataacatttatattctttatattattaatcaaaatatatccatttattaatttttatcatgttttataatttaatatttttattgagTAGTATGTTGTCTTTGTTGTTTTTCtagtttgtttttgttttttctaattCGTGTAATGTTTTTCTAATTTATGTAATGTTTTTCTAATTCGTGTAATGTTTTTATAATTCGTGTAACGCTTTTATGATTCGTGTAATATTTaaatgttttataatttatgtaatatttagtgtttttataattataatttaatatttaaatgtataacacaataaaaaaatcaaataacactACAATTAGAAATTAAATAACATGAATACGTCTAAAAATAATacctaaataataaatatacatgtacaaaaaataaatatacatgaaattaatagttaaaataaaaaaatattaaaacaaatattatataaaataaatactatATAAAACTAAACAAAACATTAAACAAATAATACCTAATGGACTaagattaataaaaaaataaaattgaattaaacaatACTAAAACAAaaggattttaaaaaaaaataaaaaaaaaaaatattattatcttTGCCGCAAGCAAATCCAGCTCCATTGGAGCTGGATTTTCCAAGGGCTCTCTAAAAATAGAGAGCCCTTGGAGATGGCCTTAACATGttaatctaaaaataatataaaatatttaaaatgtcACCATTAACATAAGTATAtagtaaaattataattatccGAAAACATTAACTCGTAAACGATAACATAGAGTTTTTTTGTAGTTCCGTAATTTATACGACACAACACGATACTAATATGATAATTGTCACGTTTAATCTAGACTCATCCAAATTTAAGTGGGATAAGTCCCTATCGGAAAGTAAACTCGAAAGTATAAGCAATTTAACATTTCTCCTGCTGTCCTTTCTTTGTTACCGATGATAAATGTAACGGTACGTTTTTATTCAACATGAAACGCAGTCGTTTTTATGGCTTGTTacaattagaaaatattaaatgCAGAGATTGAGAAGGCTTACCTGCATTATTAGTGGAATTTGAGAATGGTAGTGTTCCTTTACAAAGATTAGTTAGTTGAGATTGTATGGTGGTGAAGAATGTAGTCGCCTCATCAAACGGCTTAGATAGCTCCTCTTTGAATCTATGTAGTATATCACAATATGATTCCTTCATACAACAATAACAcctttacttatttatttatcatatCAATATCAATttctacataaaaaaaaaatatttatttaataggACCTGTTTTTatacaattattatttttagggtaaatttcaaataaaacccatgtggtttcactaattttcagataaatgactatgatttactttttttcaaagtaaggactgaggttttcaactttagtaaaaTAATGACTTTTttgattgatactattaaaatcatccttgacgacttcaaaaatgacatattttaaaaactactaatattctaagcaactttaattcttcaacttttttattttgagattatttagatgatgtttggtaaagagatggaaagttaatgtttagcgagagaaagttccaaaaaagatgattttcgaaaatcgaaaattgaaaatgtagttccatagcatatatgatattgaacaactttaattcttgaaca is drawn from Euphorbia lathyris chromosome 9, ddEupLath1.1, whole genome shotgun sequence and contains these coding sequences:
- the LOC136206587 gene encoding homeobox protein knotted-1-like 1 gives rise to the protein MEDLYRIDPRSIYCSDNIISYYPANISVSSSSEFQNSGGNFVQFEGSGAYDNHGQVSESDMFDLIKTQIANHPRYPDLLAAYIDCQKVGAPAEMASFLEEMGRENYSIHGWCSEIGADPELDDFMESYCDILHRFKEELSKPFDEATTFFTTIQSQLTNLCKGTLPFSNSTNNADETGGMSEEELSCGEVEASESQESYGGGLPDDKNLKGKLLKKYSGYLSNLRKEFLKKRKKGKLPKDARLILLDWWNNHFRWPYPTEEEKEKLSKMTRLGQKQINNWFINQRKRHWNPPEDMRYALMEGIAGGSNIGGPSYFDGGAVPGDD